From Triticum aestivum cultivar Chinese Spring chromosome 4A, IWGSC CS RefSeq v2.1, whole genome shotgun sequence, a single genomic window includes:
- the LOC123082322 gene encoding uncharacterized protein — translation MSRRTRRGDRQQQQPLARSTTVSNNPIFFVHDEVDNVPGEFAKPLPLPPSRAHLQPAGSRRAAGSTFMASRHGSGWVLWRVHHHDPFLAAYVACTKSDGGGKVDATPAKRQQKKNRGRGDAAVQGCGIWSGWTAAGAKYAGAMSCKYGCDVGTAQGDDPAASPAPRLHLSRQLVVIPARRRALQPRGRAQG, via the coding sequence ATGAGCCGCCGCACCAGGCGCGGCGACCGGCAGCAGCAACAGCCGCTGGCTCGTTCTACGACCGTGTCCAACAACCCGATCTTCTTCGTGCACGACGAGGTCGACAACGTGCCGGGTGAGTTCGCCAagccgctgccgctgcctcctAGCAGGGCGCACCTGCAGCCTGCGGGCTCGCGGCGCGCAGCCGGTTCCACGTTCATGGCGAGCCGGCACGGGAGCGGCTGGGTCCTGTGGAGGGTGCACCACCACGACCCGTTCCTTGCCGCCTACGTCGCCTGCACCAAGAGCGACGGCGGTGGCAAGGTCGACGCCACTCCGGCGAAGCGGCAGCAGAAGAAGAACAGGGGCAGAGGCGATGCCGCTGTCCAGGGGTGCGGCATTTGGAGCGGTTGGACCGCGGCGGGAGCCAAGTACGCCGGAGCGATGTCGTGTAAGTACGGCTGCGACGTTGGCACCGCGCAGGGCGACGATCCTGCCGCGTCCCCGGCGCCCAGGCTGCACCTGTCGCGGCAGCTGGTGGTGAtcccggccaggaggagggcccTGCAACCACGAGGGCGGGCGCAGGGCTGA